A single genomic interval of Musa acuminata AAA Group cultivar baxijiao chromosome BXJ3-4, Cavendish_Baxijiao_AAA, whole genome shotgun sequence harbors:
- the LOC135636273 gene encoding protein indeterminate-domain 4, chloroplastic-like → MASASSSSPFFGVREDEHHTQVMQQQSSSAPPPQAAAPVKKRRSLPGNPYPDADVIALSPRTLLATNRFICEVCNKGFQREQNLQLHRRGHNLPWKLRQKTTKEVRRRVYLCPEPTCVHHEPSRALGDLTGVKKHFCRKHGEKKWKCDKCSKRYAVQSDLKAHSKICGTREYRCDCGTLFSRRDSFITHRAFCDALVQEGARLPTALNTLGGHLYGNSNMVLGSAQVSPQITSLHDQSRPSTDLLYLGRAGSSQFEHLIAPSKPLSFGAPQPPPYSSPFYLGGGGSDKGINGDTPSHHSLLQSKNFHGLMQLPDLQGNTTGSSSSSAAAAAGLFNLGFFSNDSNTCSNAMNKNVQPMPGDQIYDSNRSTEQSTLFAGNLVDEHMAGGIASRYSTLIKNEPVMLPQQLSATALLQKAAQIGATSSGGSSLLGGFGSSASPGKTANYSASFSGSHSSVGDGFRSPMENETQIQHLMNSLASGGMNGLFGSSTGMAAFEGSCTTAGGRHGQENTGFGRFNGNMRNMNEGKYNLSSTGNLGGSDGLTRDFLGVGSMVRSMGPGISQREQHHGIDMSPLDPDMRSGSSSRYFAGGSLQ, encoded by the exons ATGGCATCAGCTTCTTCGTCGTCGCCCTTCTTTGGAGTCAGAGAGGACGAGCATCACACCCAGGTGATGCAACAACAGTCCTCTTCAGCACCGCCACCACAAGCCGCAGCGCCGGTGAAGAAGAGGCGGAGTCTTCCCGGAAATCCAT ATCCGGATGCGGATGTTATCGCGCTCTCTCCGAGGACGCTGCTGGCGACCAACCGCTTCATCTGCGAGGTCTGCAACAAGGGGTTCCAGCGGGAGCAGAATCTGCAGCTGCACCGCCGCGGCCACAACCTGCCGTGGAAGCTCCGCCAGAAGACCACCAAGGAGGTGCGTCGCCGGGTGTACCTGTGCCCGGAGCCGACGTGCGTCCACCACGAGCCCTCTCGCGCCCTCGGCGACCTCACCGGCGTCAAGAAGCACTTCTGCCGCAAGCATggcgagaagaagtggaagtgcgACAAGTGCTCCAAGCGCTACGCCGTCCAGTCCGACCTGAAGGCCCATTCCAAGATATGCGGCACTCGGGAGTACCGCTGCGACTGCGGCACCCTCTTCTCGAG GCGTGACAGTTTCATCACCCACCGAGCCTTCTGTGACGCCCTAGTGCAGGAGGGTGCGAGGCTTCCGACCGCCCTGAACACTCTCGGCGGCCACTTGTATGGAAACAGCAACATGGTTTTGGGATCAGCTCAAGTGAGTCCACAGATCACGTCGTTGCATGACCAAAGTCGCCCCTCCACTGACCTCCTTTACCTCGGCCGAGCGGGTTCGTCTCAATTCGAACACCTTATCGCTCCATCCAAACCTTTGTCCTTCGGCGCACCTCAGCCCCCTCCTTACTCCTCCCCGTTCTACCTCGGCGGCGGCGGCTCCGACAAAGGCATCAATGGGGACACCCCGTCGCACCACTCCTTGCTTCAGAGTAAGAACTTCCACGGTCTAATGCAACTTCCTGACCTGCAAGGCAATACCACTGGCTCTTCCTCGTCCTCTGCTGCAGCAGCTGCCGGTCTCTTCAACCTGGGCTTCTTCTCCAACGACAGCAACACATGCAGCAACGCCATGAATAAGAACGTCCAGCCGATGCCCGGGGATCAAATTTATGATTCCAATAGAAGCACTGAGCAATCGACGCTCTTTGCCGGAAACCTTGTGGACGAACACATGGCTGGAGGAATAGCTTCTCGCTACAGCACCTTGATTAAGAATGAACCAGTGATGCTCCCCCAGCAGCTGTCAGCCACAGCGTTGCTCCAAAAGGCAGCTCAAATCGGTGCAACATCCAGCGGGGGTTCTTCTTTACTTGGAGGCTTCGGTAGCTCTGCGTCTCCGGGTAAGACAGCGAACTACAGTGCCAGCTTTAGCGGCAGCCATAGCAGTGTTGGAGATGGATTTCGATCTCCAATGGAAAACGAGACTCAGATTCAGCACCTAATGAACTCACTTGCCAGTGGAGGCATGAATGGCCTATTTGGAAGCTCCACGGGGATGGCAGCATTcgagggcagttgcaccaccgccGGGGGGCGCCATGGACAAGAGAACACAGGGTTTGGCAGATTCAATGGAAACATGCGTAACATGAACGAGGGTAAGTATAATCTCTCGAGCACCGGAAACCTTGGAGGCTCCGACGGGCTCACCAGGGACTTCCTCGGGGTTGGTAGCATGGTGAGGAGCATGGGGCCCGGGATCTCTCAGAGAGAGCAACATCACGGCATTGATATGAGCCCCTTGGATCCCGATATGAGGTCGGGATCCTCGAGCCGATACTTCGCCGGTGGGAGCTTGCAGTAG